Proteins encoded in a region of the Mucilaginibacter sabulilitoris genome:
- a CDS encoding bactofilin family protein, whose translation MTIFSKKEKVALDLQAISTLISDGSILEGNLKAPAFARIDGQVNGHVTIDEGLILGERGLVAGNINTKEIVVYGIVNGDIYTTSLEIKATGKITGNIKTQNLVVENGGVYNGNLNMQQADK comes from the coding sequence ATGACAATTTTTAGTAAAAAGGAAAAAGTTGCGCTTGATCTGCAAGCAATATCTACACTAATAAGCGACGGAAGTATTTTAGAGGGCAACCTGAAAGCCCCTGCTTTTGCGCGGATTGACGGACAAGTAAACGGCCACGTAACTATTGATGAAGGATTGATACTTGGGGAGAGAGGCCTGGTGGCAGGTAATATCAATACCAAAGAAATTGTAGTTTATGGTATTGTTAACGGCGATATCTACACCACTTCACTCGAAATAAAAGCAACAGGAAAAATTACCGGCAATATTAAAACACAAAACCTCGTGGTTGAAAACGGGGGTGTTTATAATGGTAATCTTAATATGCAGCAGGCTGATAAATAA
- a CDS encoding M23 family metallopeptidase, whose protein sequence is MNKKPSDISTVVIINKNQQHTKSLQIKTKHINRVKHYAFSVLSVLLVLIGFIFYLRSQNKKQELEKQALLQQIVKLKGAIPDVAPIENKEGSAQSYIQAIESKLKTINSYLKRRGLKGFSTKGIGGDGNSEENKLTDTEVYSLYNDYLNHLMGTIAFTPMGYPRVSSFTSFFGYRSDPFDDGRAEFHPGIDFKGKKGDEVKCTASGKVVFAGWSGGYGNCIRIAHINNFETVYGHLSRIKVKVGQQVNVGDEIGLVGSTGHSTGAHLHYEVRKNGRPINPVNFLTLNK, encoded by the coding sequence ATGAATAAAAAACCTTCCGACATCAGTACGGTTGTTATCATTAACAAAAACCAGCAGCACACCAAATCATTACAAATAAAAACAAAGCATATTAACAGGGTAAAGCACTACGCGTTTAGCGTATTATCTGTTTTATTGGTGTTAATAGGTTTTATTTTTTATTTAAGATCGCAAAACAAAAAGCAAGAGCTGGAAAAGCAGGCATTATTACAGCAAATTGTAAAACTTAAAGGCGCTATCCCCGATGTTGCGCCAATAGAAAATAAGGAGGGCAGCGCCCAATCCTATATACAGGCCATCGAAAGTAAGTTAAAAACCATTAACAGTTATTTAAAAAGGCGAGGCTTAAAAGGTTTCTCGACCAAGGGCATAGGCGGCGACGGCAATAGCGAAGAGAATAAACTAACCGATACAGAAGTTTACTCCTTGTACAACGATTATCTAAACCATTTAATGGGTACCATAGCGTTTACGCCGATGGGCTATCCGCGGGTTAGTTCTTTTACATCCTTCTTCGGTTACCGCAGCGACCCTTTTGATGACGGGCGCGCCGAGTTTCACCCGGGTATTGATTTTAAGGGCAAAAAGGGCGATGAGGTAAAATGTACTGCAAGCGGCAAGGTGGTTTTTGCCGGCTGGAGCGGTGGCTACGGCAATTGCATCCGTATAGCGCATATCAATAATTTTGAAACCGTTTATGGCCATCTGTCGCGCATTAAGGTAAAGGTTGGCCAGCAGGTAAACGTTGGCGACGAAATAGGCTTGGTTGGCTCAACCGGGCACTCAACCGGTGCACACCTACATTATGAAGTGCGTAAAAATGGCCGGCCAATAAACCCGGTTAATTTCTTAACGCTCAATAAATAA
- a CDS encoding BrxA/BrxB family bacilliredoxin produces the protein MYPEYLVAPMREDLTRVGFEELKDADAVKQAIESEGTVFVMVNSVCGCAAANARPAARIAAANEKHPDKLVTVFAGMEKEAVDTARNYMLPYPPSSPAMALFKDGKLVHMIERHQIEGRPAQMIADNLIGAFEQYC, from the coding sequence ATGTATCCAGAATATTTAGTTGCCCCGATGCGGGAAGATTTGACAAGAGTTGGCTTTGAGGAGTTGAAAGATGCCGATGCTGTAAAGCAAGCTATTGAAAGCGAAGGCACTGTATTTGTAATGGTAAATTCTGTTTGTGGTTGTGCCGCAGCTAATGCGCGCCCGGCGGCCAGAATTGCTGCAGCTAACGAAAAACACCCTGATAAACTGGTAACTGTTTTTGCAGGCATGGAAAAAGAGGCAGTTGATACAGCACGTAACTATATGTTGCCTTATCCGCCGTCATCACCGGCAATGGCTTTGTTTAAAGACGGTAAACTGGTACATATGATAGAGCGCCACCAAATTGAAGGCCGCCCTGCACAAATGATTGCCGATAATTTAATTGGCGCGTTTGAACAATACTGCTAA
- the ahcY gene encoding adenosylhomocysteinase, whose product MSSVETAFVKYKVKDLSLAEWGRKEIELAEAEMPGLMALRKEYGPTQPLKGARIAGCLHMTIQTAVLIETLIALGAEVTWSSCNIFSTQDHAAAAIAAAGISVYAWKGMNAEEFDWCIEQTLHFGEDRKPLNMILDDGGDLTNMVLDKYPELVAEIKGLSEETTTGVHRLYERVKAGTLPMPAINVNDSVTKSKFDNKYGCRESLVDAIRRATDVMMAGKVAVVCGYGDVGKGSADSLRNAGVRVIVTEIDPICALQAAMEGFEVKKLSTAITEADIVVTATGNKNIVREQHFRALKDKAIVCNIGHFDNEIDMAWLNGTYGNTKIEIKPQVDKYTIDGKDVIVLAEGRLVNLGCATGHPSFVMSNSFTNQTLAQLELWTNGAAYENKVYTLPKHLDEKVARLHLAKIGVELEVLDQDQAEYIGVTVEGPFKPEYYRY is encoded by the coding sequence ATGTCATCAGTAGAAACCGCATTCGTTAAATACAAAGTAAAAGACTTATCACTGGCCGAGTGGGGTCGGAAGGAGATTGAACTGGCCGAAGCCGAAATGCCTGGCTTAATGGCTTTACGTAAAGAGTATGGCCCAACACAGCCTTTAAAAGGCGCGCGTATTGCCGGTTGCCTGCACATGACCATTCAAACCGCAGTTTTAATTGAAACCCTGATTGCCCTTGGCGCAGAAGTTACCTGGTCGTCATGTAATATATTCTCAACCCAGGATCATGCCGCTGCCGCGATTGCTGCTGCCGGTATTTCTGTTTATGCCTGGAAAGGTATGAACGCCGAAGAATTTGACTGGTGTATTGAGCAAACTCTTCATTTTGGCGAAGACCGCAAACCATTGAACATGATATTGGACGATGGCGGCGACTTAACCAACATGGTACTGGATAAATATCCTGAGCTGGTTGCGGAAATTAAAGGTTTATCAGAAGAAACCACTACTGGTGTTCACCGTTTATACGAGCGTGTTAAAGCAGGTACTTTACCAATGCCTGCCATTAACGTAAATGATTCGGTTACCAAATCAAAATTTGATAATAAATATGGCTGCCGCGAATCATTGGTTGATGCCATTCGCCGCGCTACCGATGTAATGATGGCAGGTAAAGTAGCCGTTGTTTGCGGCTATGGCGACGTAGGTAAAGGTTCTGCCGATTCACTGCGCAATGCCGGTGTTCGTGTTATAGTTACCGAAATTGACCCTATCTGCGCGTTACAGGCAGCTATGGAAGGTTTTGAAGTTAAAAAACTATCTACCGCTATTACAGAAGCCGATATTGTAGTTACAGCTACCGGTAACAAGAACATTGTTCGTGAACAGCATTTCCGTGCGTTAAAAGACAAAGCCATTGTTTGTAACATCGGTCACTTTGATAACGAAATTGATATGGCCTGGTTAAACGGTACTTACGGCAATACTAAAATTGAAATTAAACCACAGGTTGATAAATATACCATTGATGGTAAAGATGTAATTGTACTGGCCGAAGGTCGTTTGGTTAACTTAGGCTGTGCAACCGGTCATCCAAGCTTTGTGATGAGTAACTCATTCACCAACCAAACTTTGGCCCAGCTGGAGCTTTGGACAAATGGTGCAGCTTACGAAAACAAAGTATATACCCTGCCAAAACACCTTGACGAAAAAGTAGCCCGCCTGCACCTTGCCAAAATTGGTGTTGAGCTGGAAGTTCTTGACCAGGATCAGGCAGAGTATATCGGCGTAACTGTTGAAGGTCCGTTTAAACCGGAGTACTACAGGTACTAA